The segment GGACCCTCCCTGGGGACATTCCCACGGTGGCTCACACCTGTGATCCCGCAGAGACCAAAGATGACCTGGAGCAGCTGACGACAGAGATCAAGAAAATGGCCAACAGTGTCCGTAACAAGCTGAAGAGTGAGTGGCCCTGTCCCCACCGCCGTGTcatgggtgtccctgtccccctggcacTCTGGGACCATgggggctggcagtgggaaaGGTTCCTGGCGGGTTGAGGTCTGTCTCTCTCTAGGCATGGAGAGGAACATCGAGCAGGACGAGGCACGATCCTCCGCCGACCTCCGGATACGCAAGTCCCAGGTGAGCTCAGgccagtgtccccaggtcccATCCTGCCCCCCATGAGCTGGGGATGTGGCATATCCAGGGGTCCCCAACAGCACTCTGTGATCCCAGGTTtagtgtccctctgtcctgtccCCAACCCTCTGTCCTGTTGCCCTGTTCTGGGACATGCCACATCCCGGGTCCCCTGGGTCTCATGCCACTGTCCCCACTCCCATCATGTTGTCCTGTCCATCCTGGGACCAGGAACACACCATGCCCAGTATCACTGATGTGACTTCCCATCCCTACCCCCACCCCCTCACCTTGTCCCCTGGGCAGTGTCACACCTCTGTCCTCACTCCTGTCCCCTGTGAGAGTGGCCCATGGGGATATGCCATGCCTCGGGTgttccatgtccctgtccccaggaccAGGTCCAGCCCCCCAGGGTCCCACCatgccctgggtgtccctgtccccatcctcacgaccctgtccctgtccccagcactcgGTCCTGTCCCGCAAGTTCGTGGATGTCATGACCAAGTACAACGAGGCGCAGGTGGATTTCCGGGAGCGGAGCAAGGGCCGGATCCAGCGCCAGCTGGAAATCAGTGCGTGACCCAGAGCCCCGGCATCAAACCCCACCTCCTCCATGGAGTGGGAGGAGCCAACTCACACAGGCCTCTCCCATTTGACCAAGTTTAGTCAAGTGGGAGGAGCCAGACCATACAGACCCCACCCCTTATCCCGACTGGGCGGGGCTTGTTCCCACCTCTCCCCACGTGCCCACAGCCGGCAAGAACACGACggatgaggagctggaggagatgctggagagTGGGAACCCCTCCATCTTCACCTCAGGGGTGAGCCCTGAcgtgggggacaccagggaacaCGGGGGTGTGTCCCAGGGCCAGGCCTCCCTGCTgacgtgtccctgtccctgtccccatagATCATGGACTCGCAGATCTCGAAGCAGGCGCTGAGTGAGATCGAGGGGCGGCACAAGGACATCGTGCGCCTGGAGAGCAGCATCAAGGAGCTCCACGACATGTTCGTAGACATTGCCATGCTGGTGGAGAACCAGGTATGGGGACACGCAGGATCCTggccatggggacacggggacatgcaGGCACCtggccacagggacacagagacatGCAGGGACCTcgccatggggacacagggacacacagggacccggctgtggggacagggggacaagCGGAGACCTGGGCATGGGgtcacagggacaggcagggacctGGCCATGGGGTCATAGGGATGAGCAGGGGCCTGTGGGCAGTGTGAACAGGGACCTGAGCATGGGGACAAGGAGGAATCTGGGTATGGGGTCACAGGGATGACCCCATTGTGTATGGGGACATGGATGTGAGCCATGAGGGATTTGGGCACAGGGTCACAGGGACGAGCAGGGACCTGTGCATAGGGTGACCAGGGACAAGCAGGGACCTGAGTGTGGGGTCACAGGGACCTGAGTGTGGGGTCGCAGGGACTTGCCTGGGACCATGGAGTGGCCCAGGGACCTGCACAGGGGGGTCCAGGCATGGAGCAATATGGGCTGGGGTGTGACCACTGCACGTGTTCCCATGGAGCCACCCACCACCCCGTGGTGgcctggaggggacacaggcGTGTCCCCCACTCTGTGGTGGTGCTGTCCCCTCTCTcagcccctctctgtcccccaTGCCACGCGAGGAGCCGCTGTGTGCCCCAGGGATGGGTGAGTACCTGCGTGTGTGGGCCTGCCatgtgctgtggggctgtgtcacCGTGTCTTCACTGTGTCACCTGTCTCTTCTCCCCCAGGGTGGGCTGCTGGATAACGCAGAGCCAAGCActtggagcagagcacagagatgATCTGGTGCCAGGTGGGTGGGTGCCAGCACCCCGGGGTGCTCTCAGTGTCCCCTCCTCTCTCTGTGTCCCCCGGGTGCTCCGTAGGGAGCCATGATCGACCGCATAGAGAACAACATGGACCAGTCTGTGGGATTCGTGGAACGGGCTGTGGCTGACACCAAAAAGGCTGTGAAGTACCAAAGTGAGGCCAGGAGGGTGAGACAGACTGACAGCCCCTTGTCCCCTGCATAGCCCCCAATGTGCCCTCTGCacctcccaatgtccccactgcACCCCCCCCGCATTCCAGAGGTACTCCCAGTCTTGTCCCCTCTGACCCTCATTGTGCCTTCACATCCCACTGttcccagcacctccccatatcctccagcagccctgagaTCCCTTTATTTCCCTCAGTCACCTCCTGTCCCACTCAGCCACCCCTCCTATCCCCCAGCTGACCCCAACAACTCCCACCTGCCCCCAGTGACTCCATGGGAggctggcagctctgtccctctctgtcccactgccccccctgagccccctcccaCCCTCAGGTGTGATGGACTGGTGAGGactcagcccctcctgccccatctCCAGGGCTTTGCAGCACCTCgctgcccctgtgtccccccacaCGGGACAGGTGTCACCACCCCCAACTCGCCCCTGTTCCCTCAGAAGCTGCTGACTTTGGTGGCAGTGGCCGTGCTCTTGCTGGGGACAGTTGCCCTCATCATTGGACTCTCGGTGGGGCTGAACACGAAATAGCCCCTGGGGCGGGAGTCTGTAAGTGTTGGGGGGCAGGGGACCCCCACTGCggggacacagagccctgggggaTCCCAATGCCATCTCCTGCTTTGGGGGCTCCAgtgctttgggatttggggctgggggtgttgcCTTCTGGCTTTGGTGATCTCGGGTCTGCGGTGCTGGGGGTGTTCTGTGAGGGTCTGCAATGTCTGGGATCTCTGGTGCTTTGGGGtctgtgtttttggggtctgCAGTGCTCAGGCGTCTGTGATGCTCAGGAGTCTCTggtgctcagggctctgtgctgtttGGGATCTGCATTTTTGGGGGTCTGCAGTGCTTGAGGGTCTGTGTTCTTTGGGGGTCCGTGTTGCTCCAGGCTCTGGATTTTGTCTCTTCCCTGCATCCATCTCTGCCATCCCCGCTCcccccttcctgctgcagtccccgtcccctctcctccagctcccctttccctcctccagaCGCTCCCGACCATCCCAGCGATGTCACCTCCCGGCGGGATCCTCCCCGGCTCTGATCCTGgacccctcctctccctgctcctcccggacctgctgctcccagccctccgTATCCCGGTTCCCGCCGCCGGCTCCAACACCGCCGCCTTTCCCGCCCGTCCTGCCAATCCCTGGGATCTGCCCCTCATGTCCCCACGGAAGGGGACAGGATTCCGTCCGTGGGGACGCTGCGAGGGGTGACAAGGACACAAATCCAAGGGCCGGACGCTCACCTGCGCGGGCATCCCGGTGGAACGAGGGCGGGAATAGGGACAGGACACGGGGTTTGGTGGCACCAGCGTGGTTTGTTGTCCCCGCGCTGTGACAGACGGAGCTGTCCCCGCCCCCTCTTGGCTTTGATGCCCGGGCGGGAGGATGTGTTGATCATGGATATTTAACTCCCGCTGTAATAAAATCCCGCCGAACCCGCCCTGCGCCTCCTCTCCGTGCTGGCTCCGGGAGCGCCCAAAGCCGCCGGCACGGCTCCGGCTCGGCTACCGGTGCCCGGGGATCTGGGGGCTGCACCGGCCCCGTTTCCCGGTGCTGTAGGACACGAGGAGGAAgcgcggggctggggacacccccagctcccGGGCCCTGTCCACACTGTCCCCCCCCACCAAGTTTTTGGGTAAGTCACGGTGTTTGGTCACCCGTCCCAGGGCACGCTGgcactgtcacctccctgtgccacacagAACCAGCTCACACCTGCCCTGCCACCTTCCCTgcaccctccccagcccctgtcttTGTCCCTTGCCCTATCTCTATCCTTTCTCCCCACTACCCAGCCCATATCCTTGTTGTCCTGCTCCCCATTCCttgctcccctccccagccccatccttaTACCCtgtcctcctgcccagcccattccctgtccctgtcccctccccagccgtGTCCCTGCCTCACATTCCCTCTCTCCCCGAGCAGAAGAAGATCATGATCATGTTGTGCTGCATCATCCTCGCCATCATCCTGGCATCCAGCATCGGGAGCATCTTCGCCTGAGCTCCCCACCCGCTGCCCTccaggtgacagggacagggctgggggtggcacagggggtcCCTGGTGCCCCCCAATCCCAGGGAGTGGGTTCAGGCCTTGCCAGGGTTGGATTCACCCTGAGTGCCACgctggggagggatggggatggcactgggagtCATGTCCCCTCCCTGAGTGTCACCTCACCCTCCTCCCTGTCACAGGTGGCCTTTCCCCCTCCCGCCCCCCTGCCCGGATGATCCACGGGAGAgaccctggcccagccccgATCCCTGAGGACATCCCACGTGTCCCTGGAGGAGTGGAGCCCACCCACTGTGCTCCTTGCTGCCCTCCcagcaccctcctcctcctcctcctctcaggTGACAGTCGGTGGCCGCTGTGACAAGCAGCCCCTCCTCGGTGGCACAGAGTGGCCAGAGGGGCCATGTCCCTCCCGGGGGGGGATACAGGGCTCTGCCTTGCCGGGGCGGCCGGAGGAGCCTCTCCCTGTGCTTGGAGCTCCTTGGATGTGCAGCCACCCATGCTGGAGCCTTCCTCCTCAATAAAGAGCTCACCCACACTCTGCCTCCTGGCTCTGACCTGATCCATGGATCCCTCGGGATGCTCCCAGCCCTAAAATCCACTTCAGGATAAAGAGCCTTGTGCTTCAAACCCTGACCCATTtatcccccagccctgcattcccagTTCCAAAACCCACTCTAGGCTCTTGTGGAAAAGTTTAATCCCAAAAGGAATCCCATCCAGCCGCTCCTCACACCCTGTGCTTCAGGAAAAACTTGCCCCAGTAGCGTCCCTTGAGCCGCAGGTCGTAGGGGCTCAGGTACTTCCTCATCCCCAACATATTGGAGGTCACCACACGCTCGAAAGTCCAGGGGTTTTGGTTGTCcagcctcctctgctcctcctcccgccGCATCTCCTGGAGGCTCTCCCGGCTGACGGCCACCGCCGGGAAGGGCAATTTCTGGGCCACGCGGTCGAGGAAGGGCCGCACCTCCCCGAACTCGCAGCGCCCGCCCACCTCCACCACCAGCCTGCCGCTCTTCACCGCCGTCACGTAGCGGTCGATAGGGCCCTTCCCGCCGCCCATCCGGTGCCCCAGGCTTTTCCTCGTCACCGACTTGTAGGGGGCGGGCACTCGCCACACGGCGAACATGGATTTGGGATCGATGCTGCGCCCGATGGTCAGGCGGATCATCTCGAAGTGGCCCCAGTGCAGGTACCCCCCGCCCAAAGCCTGTGGGGGCAGACGGtgggacagctcagggacacGCAATCCCGGCCTCTGGAACACTCCCCCCGATCCGTTCCGAGCCTGTTCCCGCTCACCAGGATCCCGTACTGCCCCTGAGTGAAGTCGGTGGCCACCTGGGACGGGCCGCGGATGTCACGGAGCCGCCGCGGCTCCCGCCGGACCTTGGGAACCGCCGGCACCTTGTCCATGAACTTCAGCTTCGGCTTCTCAGGGATGGTGATCCCTGCCGGGGAACACCAGGATCAGCATCCCCGGGATCTCCGGGAACACACCGGGCAGTGCCCCCGCCTCCCCTTGCGGGGATCTCCCGCCGTCCATCCTCCTCACCGCTGTAATCCGGGGGCAGCGTCCACTTCTTCAGCCCCGCCCAGGGAACCGCGACGCCGCCGGGACCTGCGGGACAGAGCGGGGGGTCTAGGGCAGGGccgggagaggaggagggaccCCGCGGGGCCTCCCCTTCCCGCTCTCAAGCCACCACAGCCCAGCCGGGAGTCCCACCAAGCCCTCGGTACCTCCCGCGTGTCAGCCCTTCCACGGCCCGCCCGAGCCCTCCCAGCCAGCCTCAGGCGCCCGGGAAGGTCCCCCCGGCCGTCTGAACCCCCTAGAAGGCGCGGGCGGCCCCTCGGAGCGCGGCCAAGCCCCCCTGACCTCCCCCGGCCcgcagcagccccgggagccgccATCGCCACATCGCCGGGACACGCCGGAAGTGCCGCAAGGGCGCCGCCATTGGTCCGTTCTCAAATACGCCCCGCCCGCGGTCCGGCCGGGAAACGCGGTGGGGACATTAGTTCCGCATGGAAACACGGCGCATCCCGTTCCCAGCCCCGTACCGGGCGGGGGTCACCCCCGAGGGTCCCGAGGGAGGTGCTGGAAGTGGCCTGGATGTGCTCCCAGCCTTTGTGCTGGGCTGGTGTGCTGGTTTATAGGGATAGGTTTCATATtcttcccagcagctggcacagcgcTGGGTTTGGATTCGGGATGGGCAATCTGCGGCCGTGACGTCACAAAAGGGGTGAGCGCCGGGGCGAGGCGGggctgtgatgtcacacaggtGTCCCACCCGCAGCACTGTGACATCAGCACGCTGTCTCTACAGGACACGTGCCACCACCCCTGGCTCCCAGTGCGGCCACGATGGGACACGGATGAAGCCATGAGTTTCCTGCTCCCCTCGCTCGTCCTGCTGGTGGCCAGTACGGCCATCCTGCTGGCCACCCGCATTTGGAAGGCGCGGAAGCACCTCGGGATCCGGGCCCCTCCCCAGGGCCCGGCTGCCCCCGACAGCCCCCTGTACATCCCCTGCGGCTGCGGCCCCTGCTGCACTCCCTGTGTGACAGCGGCGCGGGAGCTGCAGGACCTGGTGACGCCGCTGTGGCCCGAGGTGTCCTTCCCGCGGGACTCGGAGATGTGGCAGCTATCGTGGGAGgatctggagcagctgctggagcaaggccacctgccctgctgctcctccggGAGCCTCCATCCTTCCCGGAGCCTCGGCGAGAGCTGCCGGACCCCGGCTGGAGAAGG is part of the Molothrus aeneus isolate 106 chromosome 6, BPBGC_Maene_1.0, whole genome shotgun sequence genome and harbors:
- the STX3 gene encoding syntaxin-3, translated to MKDRLEQLKAKQDADDEEELEIAVDNTAFMDEFFSEIEETRQNIDKISENVEEAKKLYSIILSAPIPEQKTKDDLEQLTTEIKKMANSVRNKLKSMERNIEQDEARSSADLRIRKSQHSVLSRKFVDVMTKYNEAQVDFRERSKGRIQRQLEITGKNTTDEELEEMLESGNPSIFTSGIMDSQISKQALSEIEGRHKDIVRLESSIKELHDMFVDIAMLVENQGAMIDRIENNMDQSVGFVERAVADTKKAVKYQSEARRKKIMIMLCCIILAIILASSIGSIFA
- the MRPL16 gene encoding large ribosomal subunit protein uL16m, whose translation is MAAPLRHFRRVPAMWRWRLPGLLRAGGGPGGVAVPWAGLKKWTLPPDYSGITIPEKPKLKFMDKVPAVPKVRREPRRLRDIRGPSQVATDFTQGQYGILALGGGYLHWGHFEMIRLTIGRSIDPKSMFAVWRVPAPYKSVTRKSLGHRMGGGKGPIDRYVTAVKSGRLVVEVGGRCEFGEVRPFLDRVAQKLPFPAVAVSRESLQEMRREEEQRRLDNQNPWTFERVVTSNMLGMRKYLSPYDLRLKGRYWGKFFLKHRV